The following are encoded together in the Streptomyces sp. NBC_00358 genome:
- a CDS encoding SDR family NAD(P)-dependent oxidoreductase, translating into MQQRVAVVSGGGTGIGKAIARELAAAGSRVVILGRRIDVLERARAEIDRAVGTPRVVPIAADLTVPSQVNDAAHAIADIGPVDALVNNAGAVITQPADGSLDALANAWRRDLDTNLLTAVLLTTALLDHLRRPGGRLVVISSAAAQRGGAGPHSAGSYAAAKAALHGWAFGLARQLGPDGITVNVLAPGYVSDTEIFGADWTPEFHASKIADTLVGRAGTPEDVATAVSYLTSPAAGYLTGQVIGLNGGAVLGR; encoded by the coding sequence ATGCAGCAGCGAGTCGCAGTGGTGTCAGGTGGCGGGACGGGCATCGGGAAGGCGATCGCACGCGAGCTCGCCGCAGCCGGGAGCCGGGTGGTCATTCTCGGTAGGCGCATCGACGTACTGGAACGAGCCCGAGCCGAGATCGACCGCGCTGTGGGAACTCCCCGTGTGGTGCCGATCGCGGCCGACCTGACCGTCCCATCCCAGGTGAACGATGCTGCACACGCGATCGCGGACATCGGCCCGGTTGACGCCCTGGTCAATAACGCGGGAGCGGTGATCACCCAGCCCGCCGACGGGAGCCTCGACGCGCTGGCCAACGCCTGGCGACGGGACCTGGACACCAACCTGCTGACCGCTGTCCTACTCACCACCGCACTGCTCGACCACCTGCGCCGCCCAGGCGGACGGCTGGTCGTGATCAGCTCGGCCGCCGCCCAACGCGGCGGCGCCGGGCCGCACTCGGCCGGCTCCTACGCAGCCGCCAAGGCCGCGCTGCACGGCTGGGCGTTCGGCTTGGCGCGGCAGCTGGGGCCGGACGGCATCACCGTCAATGTGCTGGCACCCGGCTACGTGTCGGACACCGAGATCTTCGGCGCGGACTGGACCCCGGAGTTCCACGCCAGCAAGATCGCCGACACCTTGGTCGGCCGTGCTGGCACCCCCGAGGACGTCGCCACCGCCGTCAGCTACCTGACCTCCCCTGCGGCCGGCTACCTCACAGGACAGGTGATCGGCCTCAACGGCGGCGCGGTACTGGGCCGCTAG
- a CDS encoding SDR family NAD(P)-dependent oxidoreductase: protein MERILVIGGARALGAAVARRAAKDGYDVVVGARDLAAAGALASEIGATAVRVDLQDESTLAAAAERLKDGIDHIVTTGSAPHDVRATELDRDKLLAAFTAKVVGPMLVAKHFAPVLRPTGSMVLFSGVVGWRPGPGSLVKGVTNGAVEYAARHLAADLAPVRVNAVSPGVVDSGAWDRLGDKKTALLSKSADGTFVGRHGAADDVVDTVMWLLRAGFVSGETIHIEGGARHKSA, encoded by the coding sequence ATGGAACGGATCCTGGTCATCGGCGGCGCGCGGGCGCTGGGCGCGGCCGTCGCGAGGCGTGCGGCGAAAGACGGGTACGACGTTGTTGTCGGTGCCCGCGATCTGGCTGCGGCCGGCGCTCTGGCGAGCGAGATCGGTGCCACAGCGGTGCGGGTCGATCTGCAGGACGAGTCGACGCTCGCGGCCGCGGCAGAACGGCTGAAGGACGGAATCGACCACATCGTGACGACCGGATCGGCGCCGCACGACGTTCGCGCGACCGAGCTGGATCGCGACAAACTGCTGGCCGCGTTCACGGCGAAGGTGGTCGGCCCGATGCTGGTGGCCAAGCACTTCGCACCGGTCCTGCGGCCGACCGGGTCGATGGTGCTGTTCTCCGGTGTGGTCGGCTGGCGCCCTGGGCCGGGATCACTCGTCAAGGGCGTCACCAACGGCGCGGTCGAGTACGCCGCGCGTCACCTGGCGGCGGATCTGGCGCCCGTACGGGTCAATGCCGTCTCGCCCGGTGTCGTGGACTCCGGCGCATGGGATCGCCTCGGTGACAAGAAGACCGCCTTGCTGAGCAAGAGCGCGGACGGGACCTTCGTCGGACGCCACGGCGCGGCCGACGACGTCGTCGACACGGTGATGTGGCTCCTGCGTGCGGGTTTCGTCTCCGGCGAGACGATCCACATCGAGGGCGGCGCCCGCCACAAGTCCGCCTGA
- a CDS encoding nickel/cobalt transporter: MRHGHLGRRVAAVAGIALWLFGTAAPPAQAHPLGNFSINHYTGFTVRPGRVDVLAVTDTAEIPTLQAATAVDTDQDGIQSASERAAWAAARCAETTGRLTVTTPRRLAWTTDSAAFAYRPGQAGLRTSRLECRLHAPLDLADGPVTLEVATGVDATRVGWNEITAKGDRTHLRQSTVPTASVTDELRNYPRDLLSTPRGDTRAHFTAAAGEGTSSAADPTAGPGSGGLTGRVEALSRQLTSLTGAKHLTVPVGLLAVLLSIVLGAGHALLPGHGKTVMAAYLAGRRGRTRDAVTVGATVTITHTAGVLVIGLCLTTFSSLAGDAVLNWLGVVSGALVAVVGGVLLADTVRRSRRRPPSATADSPSLQMAPALVGAPSPTPANNEPDAAASRTASEHGHTHGHADHQPHDHHHGHADHRVHTQDHTHSESHRHGLLGHHHSHPTGDGEAPPFSTRGLIGLGVAGGLVPSPSALVVLLGAIALSRTVFGAALVLAYGLGMAATLTAVGLLLVRLGDRAGHLANRPLLARVRRIAPYTALLTAALVLLVGLGMMARSLQTVL, translated from the coding sequence ATGAGACATGGCCACCTCGGCCGACGTGTGGCAGCGGTGGCCGGCATCGCGCTGTGGCTGTTCGGCACGGCGGCGCCCCCCGCGCAGGCCCATCCGCTCGGCAACTTCTCCATCAACCACTACACCGGCTTCACGGTCCGCCCCGGCCGGGTGGATGTCCTCGCCGTGACCGACACCGCCGAGATCCCGACCCTGCAAGCGGCTACCGCCGTCGATACCGACCAGGACGGAATCCAGAGCGCGTCCGAACGCGCCGCATGGGCCGCGGCACGCTGCGCCGAAACGACCGGCCGACTGACCGTCACCACGCCGCGGCGCCTGGCCTGGACGACGGATTCCGCCGCCTTCGCCTACCGGCCGGGCCAGGCAGGACTGCGCACCAGTCGCCTGGAGTGCCGCCTCCACGCGCCGCTCGACCTGGCGGACGGACCGGTGACGCTGGAGGTGGCCACCGGCGTGGACGCGACCAGGGTCGGCTGGAACGAGATCACCGCCAAGGGCGACCGCACCCACCTGCGGCAGTCCACCGTGCCGACCGCCTCGGTCACCGACGAACTGCGCAACTACCCCCGTGACCTGCTGTCCACCCCGCGCGGGGACACCCGGGCCCACTTCACGGCGGCCGCGGGCGAAGGCACGTCCAGCGCCGCCGACCCGACGGCCGGCCCGGGTTCCGGCGGCCTCACCGGCCGGGTCGAGGCACTGTCCCGCCAACTGACTTCACTGACCGGCGCCAAACACCTCACCGTTCCCGTCGGCTTGCTGGCCGTGCTGCTCTCGATCGTGCTGGGCGCCGGCCACGCGCTGCTGCCGGGCCACGGCAAGACCGTCATGGCCGCCTACCTGGCAGGCCGGCGCGGCAGAACCCGCGACGCGGTGACGGTCGGCGCCACCGTGACCATCACGCACACGGCAGGCGTCCTCGTGATCGGCCTGTGCCTCACCACGTTCTCCTCGCTGGCCGGCGACGCGGTACTGAACTGGCTCGGCGTCGTCAGCGGCGCACTGGTGGCCGTGGTCGGAGGGGTCCTTCTGGCCGACACCGTACGACGCTCACGCCGACGGCCCCCGTCCGCCACAGCCGACAGCCCCAGCTTGCAGATGGCCCCGGCCCTGGTCGGCGCCCCAAGCCCCACTCCTGCAAACAACGAGCCGGACGCCGCTGCGAGCCGGACCGCGTCTGAGCACGGACACACCCACGGCCATGCCGACCACCAGCCACACGATCACCACCACGGCCACGCGGATCATCGCGTCCACACCCAAGACCACACTCACAGCGAGTCGCACCGCCACGGACTGCTCGGGCACCACCACTCCCACCCGACGGGCGACGGCGAAGCGCCACCCTTCTCCACCCGCGGCCTGATCGGTCTCGGCGTCGCCGGAGGCCTCGTCCCCAGCCCCTCCGCACTGGTCGTCCTCCTCGGCGCGATCGCGCTGAGCCGGACCGTCTTCGGAGCCGCCCTCGTGCTGGCCTACGGCCTCGGCATGGCGGCCACCCTCACCGCCGTCGGACTGCTCCTGGTCCGCCTCGGCGACCGGGCCGGACACCTCGCCAACCGCCCGCTGCTCGCCCGGGTACGCCGCATCGCCCCCTACACCGCGCTGCTCACCGCCGCTCTCGTTCTCCTCGTCGGCCTCGGCATGATGGCCCGCAGCCTGCAAACCGTCCTGTAG
- a CDS encoding IMP cyclohydrolase translates to MDLLKDVLADNDYPGRGVLWCITGDGTTFGAYFLTGRSPASQARTLHHTTAGELIVTPSDAREHDHLRHYVAACQSPDWLVFGNGEQVSTVADRLACGQAPLQALDGLDYEPDPPIFTPRLTVIADNEGVRAWFGAARHSAGDRTATNWLTLHISDLPPNQGVLMTTYHSNGQEVATGAPFTEIRTTAETSSDLLDELWSALPPQLRIAAAVFRPGDLAGSSIRQTSRTPV, encoded by the coding sequence GTGGACCTGCTGAAAGACGTACTGGCCGACAACGACTACCCCGGCCGCGGCGTGCTGTGGTGCATCACCGGCGACGGCACCACGTTCGGCGCCTACTTCCTCACCGGGCGCAGCCCCGCCTCCCAGGCCCGCACCCTGCACCACACGACGGCCGGCGAACTGATCGTCACGCCCTCCGACGCACGCGAACACGACCACCTCCGGCACTACGTCGCTGCCTGCCAGAGTCCTGATTGGCTGGTCTTCGGCAACGGAGAGCAGGTCTCCACCGTGGCCGACCGACTCGCCTGTGGACAGGCTCCGCTCCAGGCCCTGGACGGTCTGGACTACGAACCCGATCCGCCGATCTTCACCCCCCGCCTGACCGTGATCGCGGACAACGAAGGCGTCCGGGCCTGGTTCGGCGCCGCCCGGCACAGCGCAGGAGACCGCACTGCCACCAACTGGCTCACCCTGCACATCAGCGACCTGCCTCCCAACCAGGGAGTGCTCATGACGACGTACCACTCGAACGGACAGGAGGTCGCCACCGGCGCCCCGTTCACGGAGATTCGCACCACCGCCGAGACCAGCAGCGACCTCCTCGACGAGCTGTGGTCGGCGCTGCCACCTCAACTCCGCATTGCCGCGGCTGTCTTCAGGCCCGGGGACCTGGCGGGCTCCAGCATCCGACAAACCTCTCGCACACCCGTCTGA
- a CDS encoding serine hydrolase domain-containing protein produces the protein MTSTSRRRLAVALATAMLLAAEVGTAVAQPTGPSPAEQLREDTEAIHALGISGVQARVITPDGRHWIATSGTADLNTGRPVASDGYFRMASTSKTLVATVVLQLEAERRLSLNDTVDRWLPGAVHGNGNDGRRITIRQLLQHTSGIHDDLPGYTTQDEYYQQRYDVHTPEQLVARAMAHAPDFPPGEGWEYSNTGYVLLDMIIQKATGQPAHQEIEDRILRPLGLDQTRWMGTSPALPRPHAKAYQLFGPDSVVDVTDQIPVDYENLSFATTTRDENGFLRSLLAGRLLPTRQLAEMKQTVPVSAEVQQLWPGGRYGLGLAERPLSCGGTYWSHEGGDGGYITLNGVTDDGRRSAVVSMSEARGDTLEHILEQENAASALIDHALCARGPSSP, from the coding sequence ATGACTTCGACTTCGCGCAGGCGCCTCGCCGTGGCCCTGGCCACCGCCATGCTGCTCGCCGCCGAGGTGGGCACCGCCGTCGCCCAGCCCACGGGCCCCTCTCCTGCGGAGCAGTTACGCGAGGACACCGAGGCGATCCACGCCCTCGGTATCAGCGGCGTGCAGGCCCGCGTGATCACGCCCGACGGTCGGCACTGGATCGCCACCAGCGGCACCGCCGACCTGAACACCGGCCGACCGGTCGCTTCCGACGGCTACTTCCGGATGGCCAGCACGTCCAAGACGCTGGTCGCCACCGTGGTCCTCCAACTGGAGGCCGAGCGCAGGCTGTCCCTGAACGACACGGTCGACCGCTGGCTGCCAGGAGCGGTGCACGGCAATGGCAATGACGGCCGGCGGATCACCATCCGCCAACTGCTCCAGCACACCAGCGGCATCCACGACGACCTGCCCGGATACACCACGCAGGACGAGTACTACCAGCAGCGCTACGACGTCCACACCCCCGAGCAGTTGGTCGCCCGCGCCATGGCCCACGCGCCGGACTTCCCACCCGGCGAAGGCTGGGAGTACTCCAACACCGGCTACGTCCTGCTCGACATGATCATCCAGAAGGCCACCGGCCAGCCCGCCCACCAGGAGATCGAAGACCGCATCCTGCGCCCGCTCGGCCTCGACCAGACCCGATGGATGGGCACCTCGCCCGCCCTTCCCCGGCCTCATGCCAAGGCCTACCAGCTCTTCGGCCCCGATTCCGTGGTGGACGTCACCGACCAGATACCGGTGGACTACGAGAACCTTTCGTTCGCCACGACCACACGGGACGAGAACGGCTTCCTACGCTCGCTGCTCGCGGGCCGCCTGCTACCGACACGGCAGCTGGCCGAGATGAAGCAGACCGTCCCCGTGAGCGCGGAGGTCCAACAGCTGTGGCCCGGCGGCCGGTACGGCCTCGGCCTGGCCGAACGACCCCTGAGCTGTGGAGGAACCTACTGGAGCCACGAGGGCGGGGACGGCGGCTACATCACCCTCAACGGCGTCACCGACGACGGCAGGCGAAGCGCCGTGGTCTCCATGTCCGAGGCACGCGGCGACACCTTGGAGCACATCCTGGAGCAAGAGAACGCGGCCAGCGCTCTGATCGACCACGCACTGTGCGCCCGGGGGCCCAGCAGCCCGTGA
- a CDS encoding HEAT repeat domain-containing protein, whose translation MLTSEDEAVRRLVAGIAPDQVLDVTDPESWIGLDIRVRELAWQCPELFHSKASPSGRRLRWSPDASPPTVTWARKPVDTELALALCHPDGRIREAALGHAKERPALLALVVIRCADWAGPVRDRARAILAEAPPYRLAAHAALILRVGGRSRGGFTQNLLTGALRSGPAVQVEALLDSSDRATARLAHRVAVERRLLSMARLARIAGRHHDVVVQDLCAEAAVAALGEGTFEEFADVVVPLLGSRQPRVRSAGVTALRRSGRHDDAEPFLTDRSAVVRACARWVLRQGGTDPAPLYRALCADPAGRPAAAVGLGECGTPEDADRIRALLTHPVPGVRACSVAGLRALDAVRVDDVRPLLDDPSAAVVRQATAALLPWADRVPQELLCELPTEDRPRHQRVAAIRLLRAVGVHVQL comes from the coding sequence ATGCTGACCAGCGAAGACGAGGCTGTCAGGCGCCTGGTCGCCGGGATTGCTCCGGACCAGGTGCTCGATGTGACGGACCCGGAGTCCTGGATCGGCCTGGACATCCGTGTGCGCGAACTGGCCTGGCAATGCCCGGAGCTCTTCCATTCGAAGGCGTCGCCGTCCGGGCGACGGCTGAGGTGGAGCCCGGATGCGTCACCTCCCACGGTTACTTGGGCCCGGAAGCCCGTTGACACCGAACTCGCCCTTGCCCTTTGCCACCCCGACGGCCGGATCCGGGAGGCCGCGCTGGGCCACGCCAAGGAGCGGCCCGCGCTGCTTGCGCTGGTCGTCATCCGCTGCGCGGACTGGGCGGGGCCGGTACGAGATCGAGCCCGCGCGATTCTGGCCGAGGCGCCCCCGTACCGGCTGGCCGCGCACGCCGCGCTGATCCTGCGGGTCGGCGGCCGCTCACGGGGCGGCTTCACCCAGAACCTGCTGACCGGGGCGCTGCGCTCGGGCCCGGCCGTGCAAGTCGAGGCGTTGCTCGACAGCAGCGACCGGGCCACGGCCCGCCTCGCGCACCGCGTCGCCGTCGAGCGGCGGTTGCTCTCCATGGCGCGGCTCGCTCGGATTGCGGGCCGCCACCACGACGTCGTGGTGCAGGACCTGTGCGCCGAAGCGGCCGTGGCCGCTCTCGGCGAGGGCACCTTCGAGGAGTTCGCCGATGTTGTGGTGCCGCTGCTCGGGTCCCGGCAGCCCCGGGTCAGGTCGGCGGGGGTGACCGCCCTGCGCCGGTCCGGGCGGCACGATGATGCGGAGCCGTTCCTCACCGACCGGTCCGCCGTGGTTCGGGCGTGCGCCCGGTGGGTGCTGCGGCAGGGCGGCACGGACCCGGCGCCTCTGTACCGTGCGCTGTGCGCCGACCCCGCGGGCCGGCCCGCCGCCGCGGTGGGCCTCGGCGAGTGCGGGACGCCCGAGGACGCGGACCGGATTCGGGCTCTCCTCACGCACCCGGTCCCCGGCGTACGTGCCTGCTCGGTGGCCGGGCTGAGGGCCCTGGATGCGGTGCGCGTCGATGACGTACGACCGCTCTTGGACGACCCGTCGGCGGCGGTGGTCCGGCAGGCGACCGCAGCCCTGTTGCCGTGGGCCGACCGCGTACCGCAGGAACTGCTGTGCGAGCTGCCGACCGAGGATCGTCCGCGTCACCAGCGGGTTGCGGCGATACGGCTGCTGCGGGCCGTCGGGGTGCATGTCCAACTGTGA
- a CDS encoding NUDIX hydrolase — translation MVERVDEHDQVVAVVGRGEAVRHGWLHRIAVTVSRDREGRILVQRRSEHLGRFPGHYEVASGGAVAAGESYEEAASRELAEELGVRAPVRFIVKFLNRSGLSPHWLAVHEAVVSDDLNPDPDEVVWHGWLSEPELRRSMRENLFTPDSHDILSHYFAAVDRGSVRPR, via the coding sequence ATGGTCGAGCGGGTCGACGAGCATGACCAGGTCGTGGCGGTGGTCGGCCGGGGCGAGGCCGTTCGCCATGGTTGGTTGCATCGGATCGCCGTGACGGTGTCCCGGGACCGGGAAGGCCGGATCCTCGTGCAACGCCGTTCCGAGCACCTCGGTCGGTTCCCCGGGCACTACGAGGTAGCGTCCGGCGGTGCCGTTGCCGCGGGTGAGTCCTACGAGGAAGCCGCATCGCGTGAACTGGCCGAGGAACTGGGCGTTCGAGCGCCGGTCCGCTTCATCGTGAAGTTCCTGAACCGCAGCGGGCTCAGTCCCCATTGGCTTGCCGTGCACGAGGCCGTCGTGTCGGACGATCTGAATCCCGACCCGGACGAGGTGGTGTGGCACGGCTGGCTGTCGGAGCCCGAGCTCCGCCGGTCGATGCGGGAGAACCTGTTCACTCCGGATAGCCATGACATTTTGAGCCACTACTTTGCCGCCGTGGACCGGGGATCCGTCCGACCGCGTTGA
- a CDS encoding HoxN/HupN/NixA family nickel/cobalt transporter, whose product MFTWPERRRLAGMAAFIAALHIVGWFTLVVVVVPGHYSANGQSFGMGIGVTAYALGMRHAFDADHIAAIDNTTRKLMSQGRRPLSVGFWFSLGHSSVVFGLTFLLSLGLKSLAGSLKDDRSQLHRMTSLIGTAVSGTFLYAIAAVNLVVLAGIWKVWRRMRAGVLDEQALEEQLDKRGLMNRLLGRVMNSIDKPWQMYPVGLLFGLGFDTATEVALLVMAASGAATGLPWYAVLCLPVLFAAGMSLLDTIDGSFMSVAYGWAFSHPVRKIYYNLTVTGLSVAVALIIGTVELLALLADQLALTGGFWRWVAALDLNTVGFVVVGLFAAAWACALLVWKYGRIEQRWTTPSPEAEAGAE is encoded by the coding sequence ATGTTCACCTGGCCTGAGCGGCGGCGTCTCGCCGGTATGGCGGCGTTCATCGCGGCACTGCACATCGTCGGCTGGTTCACTCTGGTGGTTGTCGTGGTGCCCGGCCACTACAGCGCCAACGGGCAGTCCTTCGGGATGGGGATCGGCGTCACCGCCTATGCCCTGGGGATGCGTCACGCCTTCGACGCCGACCACATCGCGGCCATCGACAACACCACCCGCAAGCTCATGAGCCAGGGCCGGCGTCCGCTGTCGGTGGGGTTCTGGTTCTCCCTGGGACACTCCAGCGTCGTCTTCGGCCTCACCTTCCTCCTCTCTCTCGGCCTGAAGTCCCTAGCCGGGTCCCTCAAGGACGACAGGTCCCAGCTCCACCGGATGACGAGCCTGATCGGCACGGCGGTGTCCGGGACCTTCCTGTACGCCATCGCCGCGGTCAACCTCGTCGTGCTGGCCGGGATCTGGAAGGTCTGGAGGCGGATGCGCGCCGGGGTCCTGGACGAGCAGGCTCTGGAGGAGCAGCTCGACAAGCGGGGCCTGATGAACCGCCTGCTGGGCCGGGTGATGAACTCGATCGACAAGCCCTGGCAGATGTATCCGGTCGGCCTGCTCTTCGGGCTCGGTTTCGACACCGCCACCGAGGTCGCCCTGCTCGTCATGGCCGCCTCGGGCGCCGCCACCGGTCTGCCCTGGTACGCGGTGCTGTGCCTGCCGGTGCTGTTCGCCGCGGGCATGAGCCTGCTGGACACCATCGACGGTTCCTTCATGAGCGTCGCCTACGGCTGGGCCTTCTCGCATCCCGTCCGCAAGATCTACTACAACCTCACCGTCACGGGCCTGTCGGTGGCCGTCGCCCTGATCATCGGCACGGTCGAACTCCTCGCCTTGCTCGCCGACCAACTCGCCCTGACAGGCGGATTCTGGCGCTGGGTCGCCGCACTGGACCTCAACACCGTCGGCTTCGTCGTGGTGGGGCTGTTCGCCGCGGCCTGGGCCTGCGCCCTGCTGGTGTGGAAGTACGGCCGCATCGAGCAGCGGTGGACCACCCCCAGTCCGGAGGCCGAAGCGGGGGCCGAATGA
- a CDS encoding winged helix-turn-helix transcriptional regulator, giving the protein MGKAYNVMAATCPSRTVLHRIGARWTVFVVNALDDGPRRFTELKGHIRGITPKSLTETLRSLEVDGLVSRHEYDENPPRVEYALTPLGRSLLVPLRAVRLWAEEHVPDIEAARSRQPIL; this is encoded by the coding sequence ATGGGCAAGGCGTACAACGTGATGGCAGCAACCTGCCCGAGCCGCACGGTGCTGCACCGTATCGGCGCCCGCTGGACCGTGTTCGTCGTCAACGCCCTGGATGACGGGCCTCGCCGCTTCACCGAACTGAAGGGGCACATCCGGGGTATCACCCCGAAGAGCCTCACCGAGACCCTGCGCTCCCTGGAAGTCGACGGTCTGGTCAGCCGCCACGAGTACGACGAGAACCCGCCCCGCGTCGAGTACGCCCTGACACCACTGGGCCGCTCTCTGCTCGTCCCGCTCCGCGCCGTACGACTCTGGGCCGAAGAGCATGTCCCGGACATCGAGGCGGCCCGATCCCGCCAGCCGATTCTCTGA
- a CDS encoding DUF1877 domain-containing protein: MAVTQQLARVTAEYLALCRTRAEESSDGDHQWDPSEADCLDLDWAPVMLERACRFAGVSEVHLAALRQATDGGVAMDVDFLNAHPHAIGPFGPAPAALEPLAVWRVCGLLGEMDLQAVLEVLPLDIHEAGALIGHGAEGLGDGARTYLMDHFEALREFYAGASERGLAVVSWWD, from the coding sequence GTGGCCGTCACCCAGCAGCTTGCCCGAGTCACTGCGGAGTATCTCGCCCTCTGCCGGACGCGCGCAGAGGAGTCCTCCGATGGGGATCACCAGTGGGATCCGTCGGAGGCTGACTGCCTCGACCTGGACTGGGCCCCAGTCATGCTTGAACGTGCGTGCCGGTTTGCAGGAGTCAGCGAAGTGCACCTCGCCGCGCTCAGGCAGGCCACCGACGGCGGTGTAGCAATGGATGTTGACTTCCTCAACGCTCATCCTCATGCCATCGGGCCCTTCGGACCTGCACCGGCCGCCCTTGAACCGTTGGCAGTCTGGCGAGTCTGCGGCCTGCTCGGGGAGATGGACCTCCAGGCCGTTCTGGAGGTGCTGCCGCTCGACATTCATGAGGCAGGAGCGTTGATCGGCCACGGAGCCGAAGGCCTCGGCGACGGCGCCAGAACGTATCTGATGGACCATTTCGAGGCTCTGCGAGAGTTCTATGCAGGAGCCTCGGAGCGGGGCCTTGCTGTCGTCTCATGGTGGGACTGA